The Nocardia vinacea genome contains the following window.
GCACCTCGACCACAGTGCGTTTCTCACCCTGCTGGGTTTCATACGAGCGCTGCACCAACCGCCCGACAACCACGACTTTCGCGCCCCGCGTGAGGCTTTCCGCGACATGCTCGCCCAGAGCATTCCAGGCGCTGCACCGCAGAAACAATGCCTCGCCATCCACCCACGTGTTGGTTTGACGGTCGAACCGGCGCGGCGTCGAGGCCACCGTGAACGACGCAACCGGCTTGCCTTGCGGCGTGAATCGAAGCTCCGGATCCGATGTCAGATTCCCTTGAACTGTGATGACCGTGTCACCAGCCATGACGAACCCCTTCCTCAGATAAGTGATTGATCTGCTGACCGGTCAATGCGCGGGAATCGCAATCGCTCCGGAAGTGCTCGAAATAGACATGTCCACGTCGGAAAACTGCTGGTAGACAGCCATTTTCATTTTCGAGATCCACATAATCAACGTCTCCGCGGCATTCTCCGCGGCCTCGCGCCAGAGGTTGCAGCGCAGGAACAACGCCTCGCCGTCTTTCCACTCCCCGTTGTTGGGGTCGCGGTAGCGGGGTGTGGAGGCGACGGTGAAATCGAGGACCGCCACACCATTGGGTGTGAACCGGAGTTCCGGGTCCGCGGTCAGATTCCCTTTGACGGTAATGACCGTATCTGCGACCATGCCGAGTACTCCTTCGAATGTTAGTGGATGAGAACAGCAATCGCGCCTGGCCCGCACGGACCGCGCTGGCGGCCGGTGAGGGCAGCCAGTGAATCGGGCGGGTTTTTAGTCGTTGAACCCGACATCGCGGGAGCCCGAGGAATCCCCATAGCCGGCGCGGGGTGGATGCCGCGCCGGGTCAGTGGTGGATCGGTCCCAGATCGACGCCAAGGTCGGCGGCGATGCCGCGTCCGGTGTGGGCGAGTGTGCGCACGGTGTGCGGCCGTATTCCGGCGCGCAGCGAAGTTTCGAGCAGGATCGCCATCGAGTGTGTTGGGTTGGCGTGGCGGGCGGCCTGTAGGGCGATACCGGCGAGCGGACCGTCGCCGCGGAGGTAGGCGCTGTAGGCGAGAAGTGTTGCGGCATCAGCGCGATCGCAGCCCGAGAGTGCCCGAGCCGAAGCCACCCACAGCCGTTCGGCGGGCGC
Protein-coding sequences here:
- a CDS encoding single-stranded DNA-binding protein, which codes for MAGDTVITVQGNLTSDPELRFTPQGKPVASFTVASTPRRFDRQTNTWVDGEALFLRCSAWNALGEHVAESLTRGAKVVVVGRLVQRSYETQQGEKRTVVEVQAEDVAASLMFATAKVNRVNRNGSGSANNGFGSSTAGDDPWGSAASAETAFVSAAAGGFGASGEDAPF